Proteins encoded within one genomic window of Candidatus Amarolinea dominans:
- the tsaE gene encoding tRNA (adenosine(37)-N6)-threonylcarbamoyltransferase complex ATPase subunit type 1 TsaE, with the protein MSHSPAATFALGQQIGRLAQPGDVLALSGDLGAGKTALVQGIGAGLGIADQITSPTFTLVGEYDGRLHLYHVDVYRLVAAPAEALAFGLDDLLGADGLTVIEWANLVATLLPADRLEVQLTWLDDLTRRLVFTAHGARHAARLHDLAAEMTP; encoded by the coding sequence ATCAGCCACAGCCCGGCCGCGACCTTTGCCCTGGGCCAACAGATAGGACGCCTGGCGCAGCCGGGCGATGTGCTGGCGCTCAGCGGCGACCTGGGGGCCGGCAAAACCGCCCTGGTGCAGGGCATCGGCGCCGGCCTGGGCATTGCCGACCAGATCACCAGCCCCACCTTCACCCTCGTGGGCGAATATGACGGCCGTCTGCATCTCTACCATGTGGATGTCTACCGCCTGGTCGCCGCGCCGGCCGAAGCACTGGCCTTTGGCCTGGATGACTTGCTGGGCGCTGACGGGCTGACCGTGATCGAATGGGCCAACCTGGTCGCCACCCTGCTGCCGGCCGATCGCCTGGAGGTGCAGCTCACCTGGCTGGATGACCTGACGCGGCGCCTGGTCTTCACCGCCCACGGCGCCCGGCACGCCGCGCGGCTGCATGACCTGGCCGCGGAGATGACCCCATGA
- the tsaB gene encoding tRNA (adenosine(37)-N6)-threonylcarbamoyltransferase complex dimerization subunit type 1 TsaB encodes MTTPLLLALDTCTDLASIALYDGEQVLSEMTWHSNRRHTVELLPQVVAMLTQAGLTAADVRGVAVAIGPGSFTGTRVALALAKGMATANDLPLFGIATLDAIAYAHHAQAWPVTALVQAGRGRVCWGHYIQAARPGAWQQVSPFAISSIETVAAAIHAPTLFAGDLLASTRAVLTAHLGAHAHFASPALTVRRASLLAELAWPRFLAGATDDITTLAPIYLHDLPAGPGA; translated from the coding sequence ATGACTACACCGCTGCTGCTGGCGCTCGATACCTGCACCGACCTGGCCAGTATTGCCCTCTATGACGGGGAACAGGTGCTGAGCGAAATGACGTGGCACTCCAACCGGCGCCATACCGTGGAACTGCTACCCCAGGTTGTCGCCATGCTCACGCAGGCCGGCTTGACCGCCGCCGACGTGCGCGGGGTTGCGGTGGCAATTGGCCCTGGCTCCTTCACCGGCACACGGGTGGCCCTGGCGCTGGCCAAAGGGATGGCAACCGCCAACGACCTGCCGTTGTTTGGCATCGCCACGCTCGACGCCATTGCCTATGCACACCATGCCCAGGCATGGCCGGTGACCGCCCTGGTGCAGGCCGGCCGCGGTCGCGTCTGTTGGGGGCACTACATCCAGGCTGCCCGACCGGGCGCGTGGCAGCAGGTCAGCCCCTTTGCCATCAGCAGTATCGAAACCGTGGCCGCAGCCATCCACGCGCCCACCCTTTTTGCCGGCGATCTGCTGGCCAGCACGCGCGCCGTCCTGACTGCACATCTGGGCGCGCACGCGCACTTCGCCTCACCCGCGCTGACCGTGCGGCGGGCCAGTCTCCTGGCCGAACTGGCCTGGCCGCGCTTCCTGGCCGGCGCCACCGATGACATCACCACCCTGGCGCCCATCTACTTGCACGATCTGCCTGCAGGCCCCGGCGCATGA
- the rimI gene encoding ribosomal protein S18-alanine N-acetyltransferase, producing MTSPDALFPVVAMQLSDLDAIMEIEPILFTGDPWPRSMYEHEIVRNELSFYRVIHGQAPAQPPVLAYAGVWMLYDTAHVATIGTHPAWQRRGLSTWLLLHLIEESRRRGAVEMTLEVRKSNLAAQALYHHFGFEKVGRRRRYYHDTGEDALLMTLTALGSDVVAQALTDTRQRSNAHLRRQMDVDD from the coding sequence ATGACATCACCTGACGCCCTGTTCCCCGTCGTTGCCATGCAACTGAGCGATCTCGATGCGATCATGGAGATCGAGCCGATCCTGTTCACTGGCGATCCGTGGCCGCGCAGCATGTACGAGCATGAGATCGTGCGCAACGAGCTGTCATTCTACCGGGTGATTCATGGTCAGGCGCCGGCGCAGCCGCCTGTCCTGGCCTATGCCGGTGTGTGGATGCTCTACGATACCGCGCATGTAGCCACCATCGGCACGCATCCGGCCTGGCAGCGCCGCGGCCTGAGCACCTGGCTGCTGCTGCACCTCATCGAAGAGTCGCGGCGTCGCGGCGCTGTCGAAATGACATTAGAAGTGCGCAAGTCCAACCTGGCTGCCCAGGCCCTCTACCATCACTTCGGCTTCGAGAAGGTGGGGCGGCGCCGGCGCTACTACCACGATACCGGCGAGGACGCCCTGCTGATGACGCTGACCGCGCTGGGGTCGGACGTGGTTGCGCAGGCGCTGACGGACACCCGCCAGCGCAGCAACGCCCATCTGCGTCGTCAGATGGACGTTGACGACTGA
- a CDS encoding PHP domain-containing protein, with amino-acid sequence MNYVDLHCHTTASDGTLTPSQLVARALEFGLKTIAVTDHDTTDGVAEALTAGAAAGIEVLPGIEINTDVPGGEIHVLGYFIDVTDAPFQAELRRLRAGRERRGEEITRRLTALGVPITWQRVQEIAGDAPIGRPHIARALLEAGHVNSMNEAFTLYIGRDGPAYVERMRFTPVEAVQTIKRVGGLPVLAHPIIARFTGDPIVEVNLEQTLPDMIAAGLVGLECYYPNYTQGQVQQLLAAAQRYGLVATGGTDFHGPRADRAELGSVYVPERAVTALKARRQSSTSI; translated from the coding sequence ATGAACTATGTTGACCTGCATTGTCACACCACGGCCTCCGATGGCACGCTGACCCCCAGCCAACTGGTGGCGCGTGCGTTGGAATTTGGCTTGAAGACGATTGCCGTGACCGATCACGACACCACCGATGGCGTGGCCGAAGCCCTGACGGCCGGCGCGGCGGCCGGCATCGAAGTGCTGCCGGGCATCGAGATCAATACCGATGTGCCTGGCGGTGAGATTCATGTGTTGGGCTATTTCATTGATGTCACCGACGCGCCGTTTCAGGCCGAGCTGCGCCGGTTGCGCGCGGGCCGCGAGCGCCGCGGCGAGGAAATCACGCGGCGGCTGACCGCGCTGGGTGTGCCCATCACCTGGCAGCGCGTGCAGGAGATTGCCGGCGATGCGCCCATCGGCCGGCCGCACATTGCCCGCGCCCTGTTGGAAGCCGGACATGTCAACTCCATGAATGAGGCGTTTACCCTTTACATCGGCCGCGACGGCCCGGCCTATGTGGAGCGCATGCGCTTCACGCCGGTGGAAGCCGTGCAGACGATCAAGCGCGTGGGCGGGCTGCCGGTGCTGGCACACCCGATCATTGCCCGTTTCACCGGCGATCCGATCGTGGAGGTGAACCTGGAGCAGACGCTGCCAGACATGATCGCAGCTGGGCTGGTGGGGCTGGAGTGCTACTATCCCAATTATACCCAGGGCCAGGTGCAGCAGCTTCTGGCCGCGGCGCAGCGCTACGGCCTGGTGGCCACCGGCGGCACCGATTTCCACGGTCCGCGTGCCGACCGCGCGGAGTTGGGCAGTGTCTATGTGCCGGAGCGTGCGGTGACGGCCCTGAAGGCGCGTCGTCAGTCGTCAACGTCCATCTGA
- a CDS encoding alpha-amylase, translating to MMSTLPDATLPALAQVHQRLGELLFGQGDQAAAYAVPGLWLDPAGSPAPRQVNPLRFFLDTIEAIAQQPAQPLVVGPAGGGWSQNAVAYNLFPRAAAAFDHDGDGTLALPLNSQGWRETGTFLKCIALLPWLRWLGINTVYLLPVTAVGKDGHKGNLGSPYAIRNPYRLDDNLGEPRLDLGVETEFKAFVEAAHHLGMRVVLEFVFRTAARDADWVAEHPEWFYWIDDRVPARQPGMSPADATLAYGAPIFSPEELAFIFAEANEGRFDRLPPPPAPHQAFFTPPPAPDQIEMIDGRWFGRLADGRIVRVPSAFSDWPGDMQPPWTDVTYLRLYDHPDFNYIAYNAVRLYDSRLARPEQAVLPLWQRIVGIIPHYQDTFDIDGVMIDMGHALPSALKAAMVAAARTIKPDFAFWDENFGSPLNSLAEGYNATLGSFPTSLHDQLSAAHFLAQMAQTGVPLPFFATPETHDTMRAAKRPGGLAYVRFAWAICAALPAMPVLHGGFELGATEPLNTGIGFSPAEQARYPASTLALFSAAAYPWENPAPAAAGHATHLAAWMRQVLLTRARLAPVIADLDPDTFAFGQLPANPVVFAILRSTRQHTPRLIVLANSDYFNPQAVELTLPGVPAVLVDQLDGAAYSLDAEQRLRLVLQPGQAVWFELA from the coding sequence ATGATGTCAACCTTACCTGATGCTACACTACCTGCCCTGGCCCAGGTCCATCAACGGCTAGGCGAACTGTTATTTGGGCAAGGCGATCAGGCCGCTGCCTATGCCGTGCCCGGCCTGTGGCTCGACCCCGCCGGGTCCCCTGCGCCACGCCAGGTCAACCCCCTGCGTTTTTTCCTGGACACGATCGAGGCCATTGCGCAGCAGCCTGCGCAGCCGCTGGTTGTTGGCCCGGCCGGGGGCGGTTGGAGCCAGAACGCAGTCGCCTACAATCTGTTTCCCCGTGCCGCAGCCGCCTTCGATCATGATGGCGATGGTACGCTGGCCCTGCCGCTCAACAGCCAGGGCTGGCGCGAGACCGGCACCTTCCTCAAGTGCATCGCCCTCCTGCCCTGGCTGCGCTGGCTGGGCATCAACACCGTCTATCTGCTGCCGGTCACCGCTGTGGGCAAGGACGGCCACAAGGGCAATCTTGGTTCACCCTATGCCATCCGCAACCCCTACCGTCTGGACGATAACCTGGGCGAACCGCGGCTCGATTTAGGCGTCGAGACGGAATTCAAGGCGTTCGTGGAAGCGGCGCACCACCTGGGCATGCGCGTGGTGCTCGAATTCGTCTTTCGCACGGCCGCGCGCGACGCCGACTGGGTGGCCGAGCATCCGGAGTGGTTCTACTGGATTGACGACCGCGTGCCTGCCCGCCAGCCTGGCATGTCGCCGGCCGACGCGACCCTTGCCTATGGCGCGCCCATCTTTTCACCGGAGGAACTCGCTTTCATCTTCGCCGAGGCGAACGAGGGCCGCTTCGACCGCCTGCCGCCGCCGCCGGCCCCGCACCAGGCCTTTTTCACCCCGCCGCCCGCACCCGATCAGATCGAAATGATTGATGGCCGTTGGTTTGGGCGCCTGGCCGATGGCCGCATCGTGCGCGTGCCCAGCGCCTTTTCAGACTGGCCGGGCGACATGCAGCCACCCTGGACCGATGTGACCTACCTGCGCCTCTACGATCATCCCGATTTCAACTACATCGCCTACAACGCGGTCCGCCTGTACGACAGCCGCCTGGCCCGGCCGGAGCAAGCGGTGCTGCCGCTGTGGCAGCGCATCGTCGGCATCATCCCGCACTATCAGGATACGTTCGACATTGACGGCGTCATGATTGACATGGGTCATGCCCTGCCCAGCGCGCTGAAGGCCGCCATGGTGGCCGCGGCGCGGACCATCAAGCCCGATTTTGCCTTCTGGGATGAAAACTTCGGTTCGCCGCTCAACAGCCTGGCCGAGGGCTACAACGCCACCCTGGGCAGCTTTCCCACCAGTCTGCACGACCAGCTCAGCGCCGCGCACTTCCTGGCGCAGATGGCGCAGACCGGCGTCCCACTCCCCTTCTTCGCGACGCCGGAGACGCATGACACGATGCGCGCGGCCAAACGCCCCGGCGGCCTGGCCTATGTCCGCTTTGCCTGGGCGATCTGCGCCGCCTTGCCGGCCATGCCAGTGCTGCATGGCGGCTTCGAGCTGGGCGCCACCGAACCGCTCAACACGGGCATCGGCTTCTCACCCGCCGAACAGGCGCGCTATCCCGCGTCAACGCTGGCCCTTTTCAGCGCAGCCGCCTACCCCTGGGAAAACCCGGCGCCGGCCGCGGCCGGCCATGCGACTCACCTGGCAGCCTGGATGCGCCAGGTTCTGTTGACCCGCGCCCGCCTGGCGCCTGTCATCGCAGATCTCGACCCGGACACTTTCGCCTTCGGCCAGTTGCCTGCCAACCCTGTCGTCTTTGCCATCCTGCGCTCGACGCGGCAGCATACGCCGCGCCTCATCGTGCTGGCAAACAGCGACTACTTCAATCCCCAGGCGGTTGAGCTGACGCTACCCGGCGTGCCCGCTGTCCTGGTGGATCAACTGGACGGCGCGGCCTATTCGCTCGATGCCGAGCAGCGCCTGCGCCTGGTTTTGCAGCCCGGCCAGGCTGTTTGGTTCGAATTGGCCTGA